The sequence GGAATCACTGGACAAATCTCGCCACAACCGAATTCCAGATGTCCAGCATGCCATGGGGCAAAATCCTCAAACTATCCTCAGATATTGGCATCATCTTGCTGCAAGATGTTCCTGTTTTGGGGCGTTCACTTGAGATTGGCAAAGCGATTGCAGAGCAAGGGCCTGGCATCGTCGATGACTTGAGAGGACGCTAGGCTGCGAGCGCGTTCGGCTTATCTGCCGCCGATTCACCTGCGTTGCATCCGTCTTCTTGGTGGAGGCGGTGAAGCGCCTGCAAGCAGAGACGCAAGCCGAGTTGGCGGTGCTGCTGCCGGCAGTGCTGGCGCGGGCGTTTCGGGGGGAGTTGTGAGGCGTCTTGACGCGCCGACGATCATCTTCGCCATCTGCTTCTGAAGGTTGTACAATGCAGGGTAGCGAGTCATCCTGACGCAGATACAGTAACGCTATACAATCATGGCAGAACTTCTGACCGACTCAGACATTCAGCTGCACAGCATGAATCCCGCCACGATCGAACAGGATTTTCGCGAAAAAGTGTGCGCCCAAGTCTACCTGGAGCCAGCAGGAAGATCGCGTTATCGTGTGTTCACGCCGTTTCATTTCGACGATGGCGATCATTTGGTCATGGTGTTGCGCCGGCAGAATGGGCATTGGCTGCTCTCTGACGAGGGCCACACCTATATGCACCTCACCTATGATCTCGACGAAAAGAGCCTGCACCAGGGCACGCGGCAGGAGATCATCACCAACGCACTCAGCGCCTTTTCGGTTGACGATGTGGGCGGCGAATTGCAGACCGAGATCAGGGATGAGCGTTACGGCGAAGCCCTCTTCGATTTCATCCAGGCCATCCTGCGCATCAACGACGTCACCTATCTCTCCCGCGAGCGGGTGAAATCCACTTTCATGGACGACTTTCGAGCCTTCATAGATCAACATGTCCCTGCCAGTCGCCGGGTCTTCGACTGGCATCATCCGCAGTATGATCCTGAAGGCACTTACCCGGTCGATTGCCAAATCAACGGCATGACCCGACCGCTCCTCGTCTTCGCCCTGCCCAATGACAACAAGACCCGCGACGCCAACATCGCTTTGCATCAGTACGAGCGCTGGGGTTTAGATTTCAGATCTCTGAGCATCTTCGAGAATCAGGAAGAGATCAATCGCAAAGTACTTGCGCGTTTCAGCGATGTCTGCGAAAAGCAGTACTCCAATCTGCACGGCAATCGCGAGCGCATTGCACGGTTCCTGCGCGAAGTTATGGAAATCTAGCCGGCAGTAGCATCTCCATGCCATTCATCTCGACCTCCACTTCATCCACCTCGCCGGGCAGCACTAAACCCCACCCTCAGCCGATGTCCAGCGGCCTGGCAGCCATGCCGCACACACCCGCCAGACTCGCCTGACGCCACATGGCAGTTGGGGCCGGCGCCTTCGGGGACAGCAGCGCCGCCTGGGGACAGTTCAGGGGATCGCCAGCAGCATGGCGCGCACGGCCCGCGCCTGGCAGCCGGCGCAAGCGAGCTTCTGCCCTTGCTCAGAGGGCCGCATCCGCGCCGAACACCACCTGGTGAATCTCGCGCGTGGCCGCCTGCGGGTCATCCGCCTGCCACACGCGGCGACCGATGGCCACGCCTGCCGCGCCCGCCGCCATCGCCTGCTCCACCAGTTGCAGGGTCGAGATCGCCGGCGTACTCTTGGGGCCGCCGGCGACGATGATCGGCACGGGCACGGCCTGCACGATCTCGGCAAAGGCCGCCACCTCCCCGCCATAGTTGGTCTTGATCACATCGGCGCCGATCTCCATGCCGATGCGGGCGGCGTGGGCGATGGCGGCGGCGTCGAAAGCCCGGTCTTCGGGCGGCATCATCTCGGCCACCACCGGCATCTCGTAAGGCGCGCAGGCCTGGATCAGCCCGGCCAGCCAGCGGTAGATGTCGAGATCACCCTCCCGCCCGAAGAAGACCGACACCGCCACGGCGTCGGCATCCAGCCGCAGCGCCGTCTCCACCGCCGCGATCGGCGTCTCCTGTGTTCCGCCGGCGCTGAGGCCGGCCGTGAGGCTGACCCGCAAGACCAGGCCCACCTGGGGCGGCAGGGCCGGGGCGGCAGCCCGCAAGAAGCCAGGCGAGGCCAGGATGGCGTTGGCGCCGCCGGCGATCACCTGCTCGACGATGGCGCGGGGGCGATCCAGGCCCTTCACCGGCCCCAACCAGCCGCCGTGATCCAGCGGCGACAACAGACAACGCTTGCGGGGGCCGACGAACAGGCGGCTCATCCGTCTTTCTTTACCGATCATGGCAGTTCGACTCCTTGACAATGACAGTCAGCCCGGCCCTGGCTCGCTTCTGGGGCGGGCGTGCGGGCTTGCGGACAGGGTGTGATGGGCGAAATCGGCCAGCAGGCCATAACGGCGATAGATCTCGTCGTAAACCTGGCTGCCGGACTGGGGTTGAAGGACAACGGGGGCAGGGAAAGTACGGGCCAGCGCCTGCACGAACGGCTCACCGCCCAGCGCCTGGCAGGCAAAGGCATAGAGGCCGCGGGTCACCGTCTCGGCGCCGGTGTAGATGCGGACGGGCAGCCGGCAGACATCGGCGATGATCTGCGGCCAGCCGGGGGTGGCGCTGCCGCCGCCAGCCAGGGCGATGGCGTCCAGGTGCACGCCCAAGCCGGCGTAAAGGTCGAGCAGGTAGCGCAGGCTAAAAGCCACGCCCTCCAGCACGGCCCGCAGCAGGTGGGGGCGGCGGTGGGCCAGGGTCAGACCGTAGAAGCTGCCGCGCAGCTGGTCGTTCCAGAACGGGCTGCGCTCACCCGCCAGAAAGGGCAGGAAGAACAGACCCTCCGCCCCGGCCGGGATGGCCAGCGCCTGGCGGATGGCATCTTCGATGGCGGTTTCCTCCCCAAACAGCGACTCCCAGGCCCATTGCAGCGCCGCGCCTGTGGTCGAGGAGACGCCGCCTAAGAGTGGATAGGGCAGGAGCGGGTAGATATAGAGGCGGTTGGTCGGGTCGGCGACCGGGTGATCGGGCGGCAAGGGCGCGAAGACCATCGAGGAACTGCCCAGGCTGCACGTCACCTGGCCGGGGAGGGGCGGCGCGGCGGTGATGAGGGCCAGCACATCGCCGGCGCCGACAAGGACGGCCCCATCGGCAGCCAGACCAAGCTCGGCGGCCATGGCCGGCAGCAGGCGGCCGGCGTGGTCGTGGGGCTGGCGCAAGGGTGGCAGCAGGCCGGGGTCGAGGCCGGCCATCTCCAGGCGCTCGCCCGCCCAGGCCAGCGTCTGCCAATCCAGCAGCGCCGCCCCGCCCGCCTCGGTGACATCCGTCAGCTGCTCGCCCGTGAGCCGGAAGCGCAGATAGTCCTTGGGCCACAGCACGGTGGCGATGCGCGGGAGGATGTCGGGGCGATGGCGGGCGAGCCACAGGAGTTTGGGCAGGGTGTAGGTGGAGTTGAGTTGGTGGGGCGGGAGTCCGAGCCGGGCTTGCAGTTCCGCGGTTTCGGCCACGGCGCGACGGTCGAGCCAGAGGATGGTGGGCGGGATGGTCGCCCCGGCCTCGTCCAGCAGCACGGCCGTGTGCATCTGCCCCGTGAAGGCCAGGGCCTGCGTTTGTGGCAGCGACGGAACCTGCCGGTGGAGGATGGCGAGCGTCTGCCGAAAGGCTTGCCACCACTGTTCGGGGTCGGCTTCGGCCCAGCCCGGCTGTGGCGTGGCGTAGCCGTAGCGCGCGGCGGCATGGGCCAGGATCTGCCCATCGCGGGCGTAGACGACGGTCTTCAGGGCCGAGGTGCCGACATCGACGGCAAGGAGAAACGGGGGCATGGGCGGCGCCGGCGCTCAGAGTTCGCCGTTGACCTCGATCATGATCTTGTGGCCGACGCGGTTCTTCACCAGCTCGAAACCCTGGGCCAGCTCCTCCAGCGGCAGGATGTGGCTGACCAGAGCTGCGGTCTGCACCCGGCCGGCGGCGATGAGGCCGAGGGCGCGGCTCATATTTTCGGGCGTGCTGTCGGCCGAGCCAGTGATCACCCATTCGCCGTAATGGATCTGGTTGGGGTCGAGGTGCACCTGGTCCTTGGGATAGATGCCGGCGAAGATGTTGAGCCGGCCGCCAGGGGCCAGCGAGCGCGTCGCCTCTTCGACCATGCGGGCGGAGCCGACTGTGAGGGCGATGGCATCGGCGCCCCAGCCGCCGGTGACGTCGCGCACGAAGGCGGCCAGGTCGGTGGCGGTGGGGTTGACCGTCCAGGTGGCGCCCAGGTCGCGGGCGATGTCCAGGCGGGCGTCGATCGGGTCTGAGGCGATGACCTGGGCGCCGAAAGCCCGCGCCACTTGCAGGTGCATGGCGCCGATGGGGCCGAGGCCGATGACCAGTTCGACTTCGCCGGGATAGAGGCGGAGCATATCCTGCCCGCGCAGCACGCAGGCCAGCGGCTCCATCAGGGCCGCGGCCTTGAGGCTGACGCCGGCCGGGATGGCGTGGATGTTGCGCTGGGGCGCGACCACGTAGTCGGCGTAGCCGCCGCCGAACTGCTGGAAGGTCGGTCGCTGGCAACGATTGCTGCGCCCGCTGCGGCAGGCGCGGCAAACGCCGCACTTGACGATCATATCGGGCGCCACCGCCTGGCCGATCTGCAGATGGCTGACGTTTTTGCCCACCGCCGCCACCCTGCCCGCCACCTCGTGCCCCAGCAGCCGGGGGAAGGGGACAGAGGAGAGGCCGGAGAAGGCGCGCACATCCCAGGGACAGATGGCGGCAAAAGCGACTTCGACCAGGACATCGTCATCGCCAACGGCGGGAAGAGGAAGGCGCCGCAGTTCCACTTCCTGCGGGCGTTCGCACCACATGGCGCGCATGGTTTCGGGGAGCATGGGGTTCCTTTGGGGGATTGGAGATTGGGGATTGGGGATTGGAGATTGATGACGCGACTACCAATCTCCAATCCCCAATCTCTAACAACCCGCCCGCGCACGTAGATGGCGGCGATGTCGGCGCGGCCGGCGCGGTGGACGACGGCGCTGATCGGGTCGTGCTGGTAGCGCAGGTGGGGGCGGTCGAGGTCGAAGACGAGGAAGCTGGCCTCTTTGCCGGGGGTCAGGCTGCCCAGGTCGGCATCGAGTCTCAGGGCGCGGGCGCCGTGCAGGCTGGCGGCCTGGAGCAGATCACGGGCGTCGAGGGCGGCGGGGTCGGCGGCCAGTCCCCGGCCCAGCCGCGAGGCGAAATCCATCTCGCGCAGCATGTCCGGGGCTGCGAACATGACGTTGTCGGTGCCGAGGGCGAAGCGCAGACCGGCCCGCCGCCACGCCGCCAGATCGGGGAAGCCGTTGCCCAGCACGCCATTGCAGCGCGGGCAACTGACCA is a genomic window of Caldilineales bacterium containing:
- a CDS encoding alcohol dehydrogenase catalytic domain-containing protein, encoding MELRRLPLPAVGDDDVLVEVAFAAICPWDVRAFSGLSSVPFPRLLGHEVAGRVAAVGKNVSHLQIGQAVAPDMIVKCGVCRACRSGRSNRCQRPTFQQFGGGYADYVVAPQRNIHAIPAGVSLKAAALMEPLACVLRGQDMLRLYPGEVELVIGLGPIGAMHLQVARAFGAQVIASDPIDARLDIARDLGATWTVNPTATDLAAFVRDVTGGWGADAIALTVGSARMVEEATRSLAPGGRLNIFAGIYPKDQVHLDPNQIHYGEWVITGSADSTPENMSRALGLIAAGRVQTAALVSHILPLEELAQGFELVKNRVGHKIMIEVNGEL
- a CDS encoding DUF1828 domain-containing protein — its product is MAELLTDSDIQLHSMNPATIEQDFREKVCAQVYLEPAGRSRYRVFTPFHFDDGDHLVMVLRRQNGHWLLSDEGHTYMHLTYDLDEKSLHQGTRQEIITNALSAFSVDDVGGELQTEIRDERYGEALFDFIQAILRINDVTYLSRERVKSTFMDDFRAFIDQHVPASRRVFDWHHPQYDPEGTYPVDCQINGMTRPLLVFALPNDNKTRDANIALHQYERWGLDFRSLSIFENQEEINRKVLARFSDVCEKQYSNLHGNRERIARFLREVMEI